In Holophagales bacterium, one DNA window encodes the following:
- a CDS encoding DUF3617 family protein, translated as MGRTTSNSRRCAGMALLLAAALVLLAASALRAAEPSGPSLRPGRWRLERSFEYADRRPAAGPVVSEICFDPEVMANEMIAMFRRMGCTAERSRTGPSEWRHRVECDRPELPRGTSTSVTTVRGTDAYEARIVNEGGMAMPVVRERLVARRLGDC; from the coding sequence ATGGGCCGAACCACCAGTAACTCGCGCCGGTGCGCCGGGATGGCGCTGCTGCTCGCGGCGGCACTCGTCCTGCTGGCAGCGTCCGCTCTGCGGGCCGCGGAGCCGTCCGGCCCTTCCCTGCGCCCCGGCCGCTGGCGGCTGGAGCGCAGCTTCGAGTACGCCGACCGGCGGCCGGCCGCCGGGCCCGTGGTGAGCGAGATCTGTTTCGACCCCGAGGTCATGGCCAACGAGATGATCGCGATGTTCCGGCGCATGGGCTGCACCGCCGAGCGGAGCCGCACGGGTCCGTCCGAGTGGCGGCACCGGGTGGAGTGCGACCGCCCCGAGCTTCCCCGGGGCACCTCCACCTCGGTGACGACGGTGCGTGGAACCGACGCCTACGAGGCGCGGATCGTCAACGAAGGCGGGATGGCGATGCCGGTCGTGCGCGAGCGGCTCGTGGCGCGGCGGCTCGGCGACTGCTGA